The following are encoded together in the Glycine max cultivar Williams 82 chromosome 8, Glycine_max_v4.0, whole genome shotgun sequence genome:
- the LOC100795773 gene encoding uncharacterized protein encodes MKFPFSAIVALWFVCDLVLANSRYPGGMYSFDRNTHVTYKYDRMSEVQKQCASVLSASSELRYQYSVTGMKGELSFVNGDWKQDGGKFPIMPFDANKSPGPGTLSEDRAPLNLVSFWVSDVDHDHRLKKLIPINGFMVMGITRDGNFVDSSYDGNAEFQLWPSHSQLSIPFQGIYTESKKNGGERVLCLLGNTMLPTREADPVNPWEGMKNPGDIPLSEDDQIMLVLHYPMTFTLTNRVISGELRSLNRESNSKYFDVVHISSQLSKSAKFTFGSQQIVSKACNPYPFKDNLMDDGISVYKGVRFCEILEEITRDRPLSIVPNWRCNGTDDFCSKLGPFLTDKGIKSTDGGFQDVKLYMQDVVCERATSKSDTGSARVSTVFRAVSPSENQYTAAKRSGPSNTSLAAEGIWKPSSGQLCMVGCLGFVDAEGSSCNTRICMYIPTTFSLKQHSIILGTLSPINNSSAFFPLSFEQLVLPSELWNYFKLTNPNYSYSKINLAGTVLEKNEPFSFTTVIKKSLLTFPKLEDNEAYRDSLSVLSEDLTFHVSGFPDPVPNVLAPRIDIQMEILSIGSLFGHYWNAKNTSESEQETPDLAKAAEYTEKQLLINVSAQLSLTGKGYSFSVLFLEGLYDPHVGKLYLIGCRDVRASWKVLYQSYDLEAGMDCLIQVVVAYPPTTTRWLVDPRASISIESQRTDDDPLRFDPIKLKTFPIIYRKQREDVLSRRGVEGILRILTLSFAIGCILSQLFYIQKNVDSLPYISLVVLGVQALGYSIPLVTGAEALFKKMVSESYDVSSSELESSEWLHVIDYTVKLLLIVSLLVTLRLFQKVWKSRIRLQKLTSLEPHGVPSDKLVFLCTFTIHVIGYVIVLIIHGTKTSQKALIAKTYLVDGGNSHSLPGWETELEEYVGLVEDFFLLPQIIGNLIWHINCKPLRKLYFIGITLVRLLPHIYDYIRAPVSNPYFYEESEFVNPNLDFYSKFGDIAIPVTAIVLAIVVYIQQRWGYEKLSQFLTFGRYKILPTFRYQRLSSRAGESELVPGINGAAAAKENEQVDVE; translated from the coding sequence ATGAAGTTTCCGTTTTCAGCCATTGTTGCTCTCTGGTTTGTTTGTGACCTTGTTCTGGCAAATTCACGCTACCCTGGGGGAATGTATAGTTTTGATAGGAACACTCATGTAACCTATAAGTATGATCGAATGAGTGAAGTTCAGAAACAGTGTGCCTCTGTGTTATCTGCTTCATCTGAATTGAGATATCAATATAGTGTTACTGGTATGAAAGGAGAGCTTTCTTTTGTCAATGGGGATTGGAAGCAGGATGGGGGTAAGTTTCCCATAATGCCATTTGATGCTAACAAATCTCCTGGTCCTGGGACCTTGTCTGAAGACCGTGCTCCGTTGAACTTGGTTTCTTTTTGGGTATCCGATGTTGATCATGACCACCGGTTGAAGAAGTTGATTCCTATCAATGGTTTCATGGTGATGGGAATTACTCGAGACGGTAATTTTGTGGACAGTTCATATGATGGGAATgctgaatttcagctatggccCAGCCATTCTCAGCTCTCAATTCCCTTCCAAGGGATTTACACTGAATCAAAGAAAAATGGTGGGGAAAGGGTGTTGTGTTTGTTAGGGAACACTATGCTTCCCACTCGAGAGGCTGACCCTGTCAATCCTTGGGAAGGGATGAAGAATCCTGGTGATATACCGTTGTCAGAAGATGATCAAATTATGCTAGTTCTTCACTATCCCATGACATTCACTCTAACTAACAGGGTGATCAGTGGAGAGTTAAGAAGTTTGAACCGTGAATCCAATTCTAAATACTTTGATGTGGTTCACATATCTTCGCAGTTGAGCAAGTCAGCAAAGTTCACATTTGGCTCACAACAAATTGTATCCAAAGCATGCAATCCATACCCATTTAAGGATAACCTGATGGATGATGGCATTAGTGTCTACAAAGGGGTGAGGTTTTGTGAAATCCTTGAAGAAATTACTAGAGATAGACCTTTATCCATTGTGCCAAACTGGAGATGCAATGGCACAGATGATTTCTGCAGTAAATTAGGTCCTTTTTTGACAGATAAGGGAATCAAATCGACAGATGGAGGCTTTCAAGATGTTAAACTTTATATGCAGGATGTTGTCTGTGAGCGAGCAACTAGTAAGAGTGATACTGGTTCTGCTAGGGTATCAACGGTTTTTAGAGCAGTTTCTCCATCAGAGAATCAGTATACTGCAGCAAAAAGGTCTGGGCCCAGCAACACATCTCTTGCCGCCGAAGGGATTTGGAAGCCTTCTAGTGGGCAGCTTTGCATGGTTGGTTGCCTTGGATTCGTTGATGCTGAAGGGAGTAGCTGTAATACTCGGATCTGTATGTATATTCCTACCACTTTTTCCTTGAAGCAGCATAGTATTATTTTGGGAACTTTGTCTCCCATTAATAACAGTAGTGCCTTCTTTCCCCTATCATTTGAGCAACTTGTGCTACCTTCAGAACTCTGGAATTATTTCAAGCTCACTAACCCAAATTACAGTTACTCTAAAATTAATTTGGCCGGCACTGTCCTAGAAAAAAATGAGCCCTTTAGTTTTACAACTGTCATTAAGAAATCATTGCTGACATTTCCCAAACTTGAAGATAATGAGGCATACCGAGATAGCCTGTCTGTTCTTTCTGAAGATCTCACTTTTCATGTCTCTGGTTTTCCTGACCCTGTGCCTAATGTCCTGGCCCCAAGAATTGACATTCAAATGGAAATTCTCTCCATTGGTTCCTTGTTTGGGCACTATTGGAATGCTAAAAATACTTCGGAATCTGAACAGGAAACACCAGATCTTGCCAAGGCTGCTGAATATACAGAAAAACAGCTTCTTATAAATGTATCTGCGCAGCTCAGTCTTACTGGAAAAGGTTATAGTTTTTCTGTGCTTTTTCTGGAGGGTCTTTATGATCCACATGTTGGAAAGTTGTATCTAATTGGCTGCAGAGATGTGCGAGCATCATGGAAGGTCTTATATCAGAGCTATGACCTTGAAGCTGGAATGGACTGTTTGATTCAGGTGGTCGTGGCTTATCCTCCTACCACAACTCGGTGGCTAGTCGATCCCAGAGCTTCAATTTCGATAGAAAGTCAAAGGACGGATGACGACCCCCTTCGATTTGATCCAATAAAGCTCAAAACATTTCCAATCATATACAGGAAGCAACGTGAGGATGTTCTCTCACGTAGAGGTGTTGAAGGGATTCTCCGAATCTTGACGCTTTCATTTGCCATTGGGTGCATTTTAAGCCAActgttttatatacaaaaaaatgtGGATTCACTTCCATATATATCTCTTGTGGTGCTAGGTGTTCAAGCTCTTGGGTATAGCATTCCTCTGGTCACAGGTGCAGAAGCtctttttaagaaaatggtTTCTGAATCTTATGATGTGTCGTCTAGTGAATTGGAGAGCAGTGAGTGGCTCCATGTCATTGATTACACTGTGAAACTGCTACTGATTGTATCATTGCTAGTAACTCTGCGACTTTTTCAAAAGGTATGGAAGTCTCGCATCAGATTGCAAAAGCTTACCTCTCTTGAGCCACATGGTGTCCCCAGTGATAAATTAGTATTTCTTTGTACCTTCACCATACATGTGATAGGGTATGTAATTGTTCTAATAATTCATGGCACGAAGACCAGCCAGAAGGCTCTTATAGCAAAGACATACTTGGTTGATGGAGGAAATTCTCATTCCTTGCCGGGTTGGGAAACAGAATTGGAAGAATATGTAGGTCTTGTTGAAGACTTTTTCTTGCTTCCTCAAATTATTGGGAACTTAATCTGGCATATCAATTGCAAACCACTCagaaaactatattttattggAATCACTCTGGTCAGACTTCTTCCTCACATATATGACTACATTCGAGCTCCAGTTTCAAATCCTTACTTTTATGAGGAATCTGAATTTGTCAATCCTAATTTGGATTTTTACTCAAAATTTGGGGATATTGCCATTCCTGTGACTGCTATCGTTCTTGCAATTGTGGTCTATATTCAACAAAGGTGGGGCTATGAGAAGTTGAGTCAGTTTCTGACATTTGGGCGGTATAAGATTCTTCCAACTTTCAGATACCAAAGGTTGTCTTCTAGGGCTGGTGAATCTGAACTAGTTCCTGGTATCAATGGTGCTGCTGCTGCAAAAGAGAATGAGCAAGTTGATGTAGAATGA
- the LOC121175220 gene encoding ABC transporter G family member 36-like yields MPSLLMETKLVILAQSARHCSEPVSFLSTTVISVWFGTMFWDLGGKYSSRQDLFNAMGSIYNAVLFVGVQNSASVQPVVAIERTAFYRERAAGMYSALPYALAQVIIELPYVFVQAKSYSVIVYAMMGFEWTLHKFFWYVFFMYFTLRYFTFYGMMTVAVTPNHLVASVVASAF; encoded by the exons ATGCCTAGCTTGCTTATGGAAACAAAATTGGTCATATTGGCGCAATCCGCCAGACACTGCTCTGAGCCTGTGAGCTTTCTATCAACTACTGTCATATCCGTGTGGTTTGGAACAATGTTCTGGGACCTTGGAGGCAAATA CTCTAGCAGACAGGACCTATTTAATGCCATGGGTTCAATTTATAACGCTGTTCTCTTCGTTGGGGTCCAAAATTCTGCCTCAGTACAACCAGTGGTAGCCATTGAAAGAACTGCCTTTTATAGAGAAAGAGCCGCCGGAATGTATTCTGCCTTGCCTTATGCACTTGCACAA GTTATAATAGAGCTACCTTATGTTTTTGTGCAAGCTAAATCATATTCTGTCATTGTTTATGCCATGATGGGATTTGAATGGACTTTGCACAAGTTCTTTTGGTACGTGTTTTTCATGTACTTCACATTGCGCTACTTCACCTTCTACGGCATGATGACTGTGGCGGTTACACCAAATCACCTTGTCGCTTCAGTTGTGGCTTCTGCATTTTAG
- the LOC100776620 gene encoding molybdate transporter 2, translating to MAPSISDEMPSTTTSLLRRNRWLPSSIKLKTTLFSELSGAVGDLGTYIPIVLALSLVNNLDLTTTLVFTALYNIATGLLFGLPMPVQPMKSIAAVAISAAPPLTIPQISAAGLSVAAVLLLLGATGLMSVLYRYLPLPVVRGVQLSQGLSFAFSAVKYIRYDQDLAKSKSGPPRPWLAVDGVAVALAAVLFLVLTTGAGDEPPPPPPQQQEEEIDDRREKVRRRLRVLSTIPAALIVFLFGLVLCFIRDPSIFGDLRFGPSRISLIKITWEDLKIGFVSAAIPQIPLSVLNSVIAVCKLSGDLFPEREASAMHVSVSVGLMNFVGCWFGAMPCCHGAGGLAGQYRFGGRSGASVVFLGIAKLVLALVFGNSLGRILGQFPIGILGVLLLFAGIELAMAAKDMNTKQESFVMLVCAAVSLTGSSAALGFFVGIVLYLLLKLREVECRGFGFCGSNHTKSSLEDEQASLIA from the coding sequence ATGGCACCCTCAATCTCCGACGAAATGCCAAGCACCACCACCTCTCTCCTCCGCCGCAACCGGTGGCTCCCCTCCAGCATCAAACTGAAAACAACCCTTTTCTCAGAACTCTCCGGCGCGGTGGGTGACCTAGGCACCTACATCCCCATAGTTCTAGCCTTATCCTTAGTGAACAACTTGGACCTCACCACCACACTGGTCTTCACTGCTCTCTACAACATCGCCACCGGTCTCCTCTTCGGCCTCCCCATGCCGGTCCAGCCCATGAAGTCCATCGCCGCCGTCGCCATCTCCGCAGCGCCCCCCCTCACCATCCCCCAAATCTCGGCCGCTGGCCTCTCCGTCGCCGCCGTGCTCCTCCTCCTCGGTGCCACCGGCCTCATGTCCGTCCTCTACCGCTACCTCCCCCTCCCCGTCGTCCGCGGCGTCCAACTCTCCCAAGGCCTCTCCTTCGCCTTCTCCGCCGTCAAATACATTCGCTACGACCAAGACCTCGCCAAATCAAAATCCGGTCCCCCCCGCCCCTGGCTAGCAGTCGACGGCGTCGCCGTCGCCCTCGCCGCCGTCCTCTTCCTCGTCCTCACCACCGGCGCCGGCGACGAgccacctccaccaccaccacaacaacaagaagaagaaatcgACGATCGCCGTGAAAAAGTTCGGCGGAGGTTGAGGGTTTTGTCTACGATTCCGGCGGCGCTAATAGTGTTTTTGTTCGGCTTAGTGTTGTGTTTTATTCGTGACCCTTCGATTTTCGGAGATCTTAGGTTTGGGCCTTCGAGGATTTCTTTGATTAAGATTACATGGGAGGATTTGAAGATTGGGTTTGTCAGCGCCGCAATTCCGCAAATACCGTTATCCGTTTTGAATTCCGTTATCGCGGTATGTAAGCTGTCCGGGGATTTGTTTCCCGAACGTGAGGCTTCGGCGATGCATGTTTCGGTGAGTGTGGGGCTTATGAATTTTGTAGGGTGTTGGTTCGGAGCCATGCCTTGTTGCCACGGGGCTGGTGGTTTGGCGGGACAGTACAGGTTCGGGGGTAGGAGTGGTGCTTCGGTGGTGTTCCTTGGGATTGCAAAGTTGGTGCTTGCTTTGGTGTTTGGAAACTCTCTTGGCAGAATTTTGGGTCAGTTTCCTATTGGGATTCTGGGAGTGCTTTTGTTGTTTGCGGGAATTGAGTTGGCTATGGCTGCTAAGGATATGAACACTAAACAAGAGTCGTTTGTTATGCTTGTTTGTGCGGCTGTTTCTCTCACTGGATCAAGTGCTGCCTTGGGGTTCTTTGTTGGCATTGTGCTTTACTTGCTCTTGAAATTGAGGGAGGTTGAATGTAGAGGGTTTGGCTTTTGTGGATCAAACCACACCAAGTCTTCTCTTGAGGACGAACAAGCTAGCTTGATTGCCTAG
- the LOC100796294 gene encoding protein ALP1-like: MVRPGSTVPAKIRESTRFYPYFKDCIGAIDGTHIPASVKGRDVSSYRDRHGNISQNVLAACNFDLEFMYVLSGWEGSAHDSKVLSDALARKNGLKVPQGKYYLVDCGFPNRRKFLAPYRGVRYHLQDFAGHGNDPENEKELFNLRHASLRNVIERIFGIFKSRFTIFKSAPPFLFKTQAELVLACAALHNFLRKECRSDEFPVEPTDESSSSSSVLPNYEDNDHEPIVQTQEQEREDANIWRTNIGSDMWRNANN; the protein is encoded by the exons ATGGTTAGACCAGGCTCAACTGTGCCTGCAAAAATAAGGGAAAGCACAAGGTTTTATCCTTATTTTAAG GATTGCATTGGAGCTATTGATGGTACACATATTCCCGCATCAGTAAAAGGACGAGATGTAAGCAGTTATCGTGATCGTCATGGAAATATATCACAAAATGTATTAGCTGCTTGTAACTTTGATTTGGAATTCATGTACGTTCTTAGCGGGTGGGAGGGTTCAGCACATGATTCCAAGGTGTTAAGTGATGCTTTGGCAAGGAAGAATGGACTTAAAGTGCCCCAAGGTAAGTATTATCTGGTGGATTGTGGATTTCCTAATCGACGCAAATTTTTAGCCCCATATCGAGGTGTACGATATCATCTACAAGATTTTGCAGGTCACGGTAATGACcctgaaaatgaaaaggaattatTTAATCTTCGGCATGCATCCTTAAGGAATGTGATTGAGAGGATATTTGGTATTTTTAAATCGCGGTTCACAATTTTTAAGTCAGCACCTCCATTTCTATTTAAAACACAAGCAGAGCTTGTGTTGGCATGTGCAGCACTTCATAATTTTCTTCGCAAAGAATGTCGTTCTGATGAATTTCCAGTGGAACCTACTGACgagtcttcatcttcatcttcagtgTTACCAAATTACGAAGACAATGATCATGAACCCATTGTTCAAACACAAGAGCAGGAACGAGAAGATGCTAATATATGGAGGACTAATATAGGTTCAGATATGTGGAGAAATGCTAATAATTAG